A genomic segment from Brevundimonas mediterranea encodes:
- a CDS encoding TetR/AcrR family transcriptional regulator — protein MSRPAPKHVRKDVVHNHAALLEAARAVFADQGLDAPLDLIAEKAGVGRGTLYRHFADRTELALAVLEADLADLDRRTAEQGDAPEAFFWFLDRLAEDMIRNAGLAGLVRNVRSPDALTPLRQSLMEAGAAPLERAQAAGLVRKDLRPMDIRLIATLLGAGFQGADEAERQAVSQRTRVIILDGLKPRPEAS, from the coding sequence ATGTCGCGCCCCGCCCCCAAACATGTCCGTAAGGACGTCGTCCACAACCACGCCGCCCTGCTTGAGGCCGCGCGCGCGGTCTTCGCCGACCAGGGGCTGGACGCGCCGCTGGACCTGATCGCGGAAAAGGCCGGCGTCGGACGCGGCACCCTGTATCGTCATTTCGCCGACCGCACCGAACTGGCCCTGGCCGTGCTTGAGGCCGACCTCGCCGACCTGGACCGCCGCACCGCCGAACAGGGCGACGCCCCGGAAGCCTTCTTCTGGTTTCTGGACCGGCTGGCGGAAGACATGATCCGCAACGCCGGCCTGGCGGGGTTGGTCCGGAACGTGAGGTCGCCCGATGCGCTTACCCCCCTGCGGCAGAGCTTGATGGAGGCGGGCGCCGCCCCCCTCGAACGGGCCCAGGCGGCCGGTCTGGTGCGAAAGGATCTGCGGCCGATGGACATCCGCCTGATCGCCACCCTGCTGGGCGCCGGCTTCCAGGGCGCCGACGAGGCCGAGCGTCAGGCCGTGTCCCAGCGCACCCGCGTCATCATTCTGGACGGGCTGAAGCCCAGGCCGGAGGCGTCCTGA